From the Pseudomonas putida genome, one window contains:
- a CDS encoding ABC transporter transmembrane domain-containing protein, which yields MPDSASSRQRRAMRLAWQFMRPYRRQALLALLALVVTAGITLSMGQGIRLLVDQGFMTRSAHQLNQTIGLFLVLVVALAAGTFSRFYLVSWIGERCVADIRRAVFDHLVGLHPGFFEDNRSSEIQSRLTADTTLLQSVIGSSLSMFLRNALMVIGGVVLLFITNPKLTSIVVVALPLVLAPILLFGRRVRSLSRQSQDRVADVGSYVAETLGQIKTVQAYNHQALDRELFAGTVEAAFAVARQRIAQRAWLITLVIVLVLGAVGVMLWVGGMDVIAGRISAGELAAFVFYSLIVGSAFGTLSEVIGELQRAAGAAERIAELLTARSTILAPAAPVTLAQQRASGRIELQQLTFAYPSRPSVAAIDHLSLAIEPGQTVALVGPSGAGKSTLFDLLLRFYDPQQGRILLDGQPITALEPDDLRRQFALVAQNPSLFRGTVEANIRYGRPEATLADVEAAAQGAHADEFIRQLPQGYQTPLGEGGIGLSGGQKQRLAIARALLVDAPILLLDEATSALDAQSEHLIQQALPSLMAGHTTLVIAHRLATVQHADRIAVIDKGRVVAVGTHRQLVEESPLYARLAELQFTTG from the coding sequence ATGCCCGATTCGGCTTCTTCTCGCCAACGCCGTGCCATGCGCCTGGCCTGGCAGTTCATGCGTCCGTACCGTCGCCAGGCCTTGCTGGCCTTGCTGGCGCTGGTCGTCACCGCCGGCATCACCCTGTCCATGGGCCAGGGTATCCGCCTGCTGGTCGATCAGGGTTTCATGACCCGCTCAGCGCACCAGTTGAACCAGACCATCGGCCTGTTCCTGGTGCTGGTAGTGGCCCTGGCGGCAGGCACGTTCAGCCGCTTCTACCTGGTGTCGTGGATCGGCGAGCGCTGCGTTGCCGACATCCGTCGCGCGGTTTTCGATCACCTGGTGGGCTTGCATCCAGGCTTTTTCGAGGACAACCGTAGTTCCGAGATCCAGTCACGGCTGACCGCCGACACGACCTTGTTGCAATCGGTGATCGGCTCGTCGCTGTCGATGTTCCTGCGCAATGCACTGATGGTGATCGGTGGCGTGGTGCTGCTGTTCATCACCAACCCCAAGCTCACCAGCATCGTGGTGGTGGCATTGCCGCTGGTGTTGGCGCCGATCCTGCTGTTTGGCCGGCGGGTGCGCAGCCTGTCGCGGCAGAGCCAGGACCGGGTGGCCGATGTCGGCAGCTATGTGGCCGAGACCCTGGGGCAGATCAAGACCGTGCAGGCCTACAACCACCAGGCACTTGACCGCGAGCTGTTCGCCGGTACGGTGGAGGCTGCGTTTGCCGTGGCCCGGCAACGTATCGCCCAGCGTGCCTGGCTGATCACCTTGGTGATCGTGCTGGTGCTGGGCGCGGTTGGCGTCATGCTGTGGGTGGGAGGCATGGATGTGATCGCCGGGCGCATTTCCGCAGGGGAGCTGGCAGCGTTCGTGTTCTACAGCCTGATCGTCGGCAGTGCCTTCGGCACCCTGAGTGAAGTGATCGGCGAGTTACAGCGCGCCGCCGGGGCCGCCGAGCGCATCGCCGAGCTGCTGACGGCGCGCAGCACGATCCTGGCCCCAGCGGCCCCCGTGACACTGGCGCAGCAGCGTGCCAGTGGGCGCATCGAACTGCAGCAGCTGACCTTCGCCTATCCCTCGCGGCCTTCGGTGGCCGCCATCGACCACCTCAGCCTGGCCATCGAGCCAGGCCAGACCGTGGCGTTGGTGGGGCCTTCGGGGGCGGGCAAGTCGACCTTGTTCGACCTGCTCTTGCGCTTCTACGACCCGCAACAGGGGCGCATCCTGCTCGACGGCCAGCCGATCACGGCGCTGGAGCCCGACGACCTGCGCCGTCAGTTCGCCCTGGTGGCGCAGAACCCGTCACTGTTCCGCGGCACGGTGGAGGCCAACATCCGCTACGGTCGGCCCGAGGCGACCCTGGCCGACGTCGAGGCGGCAGCCCAGGGCGCCCACGCCGACGAATTCATCCGGCAACTGCCACAGGGTTACCAGACGCCGCTGGGCGAGGGCGGCATTGGCCTTTCTGGTGGCCAGAAGCAGCGCCTGGCAATCGCCCGAGCGCTGCTGGTGGATGCGCCGATCCTGCTACTCGACGAAGCCACCAGCGCCCTCGATGCGCAAAGCGAGCACCTGATCCAGCAGGCCCTGCCGAGCCTGATGGCCGGGCATACCACGCTGGTCATCGCGCACCGCCTGGCCACGGTGCAGCACGCCGACCGCATCGCGGTGATCGACAAGGGGCGAGTGGTCGCGGTCGGGACGCACCGGCAGCTGGTCGAGGAAAGCCCGCTGTACGCTCGCCTGGCCGAGCTGCAGTTCACCACGGGCTAG
- a CDS encoding methyl-accepting chemotaxis protein: protein MSATAQEVARHAAEAARAADDADHSAQAGEQVMQQTIDIIGVVNREIAGTAAVIRDLESDSSRIGKVLEVIRGIAEQTNLLALNAAIEAARAGEAGRGFAVVADEVRSLAQRTAASIAEIHQIIEAVQSGAVEAVKAIESGQQRSEEGAEQVQQAGHMLQRITLAVEAIRDMNRQIATAAEEQTSVAEDISRNLIEITRIATANQEAVQHTEQAGQRLHGLSGQLGEVTSRLTA from the coding sequence ATGTCCGCCACCGCCCAGGAAGTGGCCCGCCACGCCGCCGAGGCCGCACGTGCCGCCGACGATGCCGACCACAGCGCCCAGGCGGGCGAACAGGTGATGCAGCAGACCATCGACATCATTGGCGTGGTCAACCGCGAGATCGCCGGCACCGCTGCGGTGATCCGCGACCTGGAAAGTGACAGTTCCCGCATCGGCAAGGTATTGGAAGTGATTCGCGGCATCGCCGAGCAGACCAACCTGCTGGCGCTCAATGCCGCCATCGAAGCGGCCCGTGCGGGTGAGGCCGGGCGTGGCTTTGCCGTGGTCGCCGATGAGGTGCGCAGCCTGGCCCAGCGCACGGCGGCATCGATCGCCGAGATTCACCAGATCATCGAAGCCGTGCAATCGGGCGCTGTGGAGGCGGTCAAGGCCATCGAGAGCGGCCAGCAGCGCAGCGAGGAGGGCGCCGAGCAGGTGCAGCAGGCCGGGCATATGCTGCAACGGATCACCCTGGCGGTGGAGGCGATACGCGACATGAACCGGCAGATCGCCACGGCGGCCGAAGAGCAGACCAGCGTGGCCGAAGACATTTCGCGCAACCTGATCGAAATCACCCGGATCGCCACCGCCAACCAGGAGGCGGTGCAGCATACCGAGCAGGCGGGGCAGCGCCTGCATGGGTTGTCGGGGCAGTTGGGTGAGGTCACCTCGCGGCTGACCGCCTGA
- the mqo gene encoding malate dehydrogenase (quinone) has protein sequence MKKFLLTFLCLGVIGCSKPEEPAKTVDVLLIGGGIMSASLGTYLTELEPNWKVGVYERMDQVAEESSNAWNNAGTGHSAFCELNYTSEGKDGSIDISKAVGVNEQFEISMQFWAYQVEQGVLSNPKSFINNVPHMSFVWGDENIAFLHKRVAALQHSSLFRGMEISEDHEQIRKWVPLVMEGRDPQQRVAATRMAIGTDVNFGEITRQLFASMTRNPNVTLHLSHEVRDIVRNADGTWKVVVADLAQGGKEASVNARFVFIGAGGGALKLLQKSGIPEADGYAGFPVGGQFLMTDNPDIVARHKAKLYGKASVGAPPMSVPHLDTRVIDGQEVLLFGPFATFSTKYLKHGSLLDMFASLTSHNILPMVNAGIDNFDLSTYLMGQLMLSFDDRMQALREYFPNARNEDWKLLQAGQRVQVIKKDPVLGGILQFGTEVVAAQDGSIAALLGASPGASTAAPIMLTVLEKTFKDRIKMPEWQARLKEIVPSYGQKLNNDIELTNRTREWSSSRLQLLYVPVQAEQVTAVN, from the coding sequence ATGAAGAAATTCCTGCTGACGTTCCTCTGCCTGGGCGTCATCGGCTGCTCCAAACCCGAAGAGCCTGCGAAGACCGTCGATGTGCTGCTGATTGGCGGCGGCATCATGAGCGCGAGCCTGGGCACCTACCTCACCGAGCTGGAGCCGAACTGGAAGGTCGGCGTCTACGAGCGCATGGACCAGGTCGCCGAGGAGAGCTCCAACGCCTGGAACAACGCTGGCACCGGTCATTCGGCGTTCTGCGAGCTGAACTACACCAGCGAAGGCAAGGACGGCAGCATCGACATCAGCAAAGCTGTCGGGGTCAACGAGCAGTTCGAGATCTCCATGCAGTTCTGGGCCTACCAGGTCGAGCAGGGTGTGCTCAGCAACCCGAAGTCGTTCATCAACAACGTGCCGCACATGAGCTTCGTCTGGGGTGACGAGAACATCGCCTTCTTGCACAAGCGCGTTGCTGCCTTGCAGCACAGCTCGCTGTTCCGTGGCATGGAGATCAGCGAAGACCACGAGCAGATCCGCAAGTGGGTGCCTCTGGTGATGGAGGGGCGTGACCCGCAACAGCGGGTGGCCGCCACGCGCATGGCCATCGGTACCGACGTGAACTTCGGCGAGATCACCCGCCAGCTGTTTGCCTCGATGACCCGCAACCCCAATGTCACGCTGCACCTGAGCCATGAAGTGCGCGATATCGTGCGCAATGCTGATGGCACCTGGAAAGTGGTGGTGGCTGACCTTGCCCAAGGCGGCAAGGAGGCTAGCGTCAATGCCCGCTTTGTGTTCATCGGGGCCGGTGGCGGCGCGCTGAAGCTGCTGCAGAAGTCGGGCATCCCTGAGGCGGACGGCTATGCAGGCTTCCCGGTCGGCGGCCAGTTCCTGATGACCGACAACCCGGACATCGTCGCCCGGCACAAGGCCAAGCTGTATGGCAAGGCTTCGGTCGGGGCGCCACCGATGTCGGTACCCCATCTGGACACGCGAGTGATCGATGGCCAGGAGGTGTTGCTGTTCGGCCCATTCGCGACCTTCTCCACCAAGTACCTCAAGCACGGCTCGTTGCTGGACATGTTTGCCTCGCTTACCAGCCACAATATCCTGCCGATGGTGAACGCCGGGATCGATAACTTCGACCTCAGCACCTACCTGATGGGCCAACTGATGCTCAGCTTCGACGACCGCATGCAGGCCCTGCGCGAGTATTTCCCCAATGCCAGGAACGAGGACTGGAAGCTGCTGCAGGCTGGCCAGCGCGTGCAGGTGATCAAGAAGGATCCGGTACTGGGTGGCATCCTGCAGTTCGGTACCGAAGTGGTGGCCGCGCAGGATGGCAGCATCGCCGCGCTGCTGGGGGCTTCGCCGGGCGCCTCGACGGCCGCGCCGATCATGCTGACGGTGCTGGAGAAAACCTTCAAGGACCGCATCAAGATGCCGGAATGGCAGGCGCGCCTGAAGGAAATCGTGCCGAGCTATGGGCAGAAGCTGAACAACGACATCGAGCTGACCAACCGCACCCGTGAGTGGAGCAGCTCGCGTCTGCAGTTGCTGTATGTGCCGGTGCAGGCGGAGCAGGTGACAGCGGTCAACTGA
- a CDS encoding YgdI/YgdR family lipoprotein produces MIQRTLPAFLLALGLGALAGCASPTVITLNDGREIQAVDTPSYDEDSGFYEFEQLDGKRTRLNKDQIRTVKEL; encoded by the coding sequence ATGATTCAACGGACCCTTCCCGCCTTCCTGCTCGCCTTGGGCCTTGGCGCCCTCGCTGGCTGTGCATCGCCGACCGTGATCACCCTGAACGACGGCCGCGAAATCCAGGCAGTGGATACCCCCTCCTATGACGAGGACTCCGGTTTCTACGAATTCGAACAGCTCGACGGCAAGCGCACGCGCCTGAACAAGGACCAGATCCGCACCGTCAAGGAGCTCTGA
- the moaB gene encoding molybdenum cofactor biosynthesis protein B — protein MKAKADTPFVALNIAVLTVSDTRTFETDTSGQTFVDRLTAAGHTLAARVLLKDDLYKIRAQVATWIADDSVQVVLITGGTGFTGRDSTPEAVACLLDKQVEGFGELFRQISVADIGTSTVQSRALAGLANGTLVCCLPGSTNAVRTGWDGILAEQLDARHRPCNFVAHLKQAAACDSRG, from the coding sequence ATGAAAGCCAAGGCAGATACCCCCTTCGTGGCGCTGAACATTGCCGTGCTCACGGTCAGCGACACCCGCACATTTGAAACCGACACCTCCGGGCAGACCTTCGTCGACCGCCTCACCGCCGCTGGCCACACGCTGGCCGCGCGCGTGCTGCTCAAGGACGACCTGTACAAGATCCGCGCCCAGGTCGCCACCTGGATCGCCGACGACAGCGTGCAGGTGGTGCTGATCACCGGTGGTACCGGCTTTACCGGCCGTGACAGTACCCCGGAGGCGGTCGCCTGCCTGCTGGATAAGCAGGTCGAGGGCTTCGGTGAACTGTTCCGGCAGATTTCCGTGGCCGATATCGGCACCTCCACCGTGCAATCGCGGGCCCTGGCCGGTCTGGCCAACGGCACCCTGGTGTGCTGCCTGCCGGGCTCGACCAATGCCGTGCGCACCGGTTGGGACGGCATTCTCGCCGAGCAGCTGGATGCCCGCCATCGGCCGTGCAATTTCGTCGCCCACCTGAAACAGGCAGCGGCCTGTGACAGCCGTGGCTGA
- a CDS encoding molybdopterin molybdotransferase MoeA has translation MTAVAEAPAARPLMPVEEALERLLALAEAAPIRETEIVSLAEAEGRVLATELVATLDLPPWPNSAMDGYALRLADLQGEPLPVSQRIFAGHAPEPLQPGTCARIFTGAPMPAGADCVEMQENTEVLEDGRVRFLEALTLDQNVRPQGQETRKGEQVMVAGTRLGPIELGLAATLGHAQLRVVRRVRVAVLSTGDELVEPGLPLGPGQIYNSNRRLLVSWLQRLGCEVRDMGILPDDLERTRECLGGLGDVDLILSTGGVSVGEADYLGAALREAGQLALWKLAIKPGKPLTFGHYRGVPVIGLPGNPASTLVTFGLLTRPYLLRRQGVADVTPLRFDVPAGFEWTKAGTRREYLRARIDNGQVRIYKNQSSGVLRSAAWAEGLVEVREGSTPKPGDSVPFIPLSELLG, from the coding sequence GTGACAGCCGTGGCTGAGGCGCCTGCTGCCCGGCCACTGATGCCGGTGGAAGAAGCCCTGGAGCGACTGCTGGCGCTGGCAGAGGCTGCGCCAATCAGGGAAACCGAAATCGTCTCGCTGGCCGAGGCCGAAGGCCGCGTGCTGGCCACCGAGCTGGTGGCCACGCTTGACCTGCCGCCGTGGCCGAACAGCGCCATGGATGGTTACGCCTTGCGCCTGGCCGATCTCCAGGGCGAGCCTTTGCCGGTCAGTCAGCGGATCTTCGCCGGGCATGCTCCCGAGCCCCTGCAGCCCGGCACCTGTGCGCGCATTTTCACTGGTGCGCCAATGCCGGCAGGTGCCGACTGCGTCGAGATGCAGGAAAACACCGAGGTGCTGGAAGATGGTCGAGTGCGCTTCCTCGAAGCGCTAACACTTGATCAGAACGTTCGCCCACAGGGCCAGGAAACCCGCAAGGGCGAGCAGGTGATGGTCGCTGGCACGCGGCTCGGTCCTATCGAGCTGGGCCTGGCAGCAACCCTTGGCCATGCGCAGTTGCGGGTGGTGCGGCGGGTACGGGTGGCGGTGCTGTCCACTGGCGATGAGCTGGTCGAGCCTGGCCTGCCACTGGGCCCGGGGCAGATCTACAACAGCAACCGGCGCTTGCTGGTCAGCTGGCTGCAGCGGCTGGGCTGCGAAGTGCGCGACATGGGCATTCTCCCCGATGACCTGGAACGTACCCGCGAATGCCTGGGTGGACTGGGCGATGTCGACCTGATCCTCTCCACTGGCGGTGTTTCCGTGGGCGAGGCCGACTACCTCGGTGCCGCATTGCGCGAAGCGGGCCAGCTGGCCTTGTGGAAGCTGGCGATCAAGCCTGGCAAGCCGCTGACCTTCGGGCATTACCGCGGTGTGCCGGTAATCGGCTTGCCCGGCAACCCGGCTTCGACCCTGGTGACGTTCGGCCTGTTGACGCGGCCCTACCTGCTGCGCCGCCAGGGCGTGGCCGATGTCACGCCGCTGCGTTTCGATGTTCCGGCCGGCTTCGAATGGACCAAGGCTGGCACGCGTCGCGAGTACCTGCGTGCGCGCATCGACAATGGCCAGGTGCGCATCTACAAGAACCAGAGCTCCGGTGTGCTGCGCAGTGCGGCCTGGGCCGAGGGGCTGGTGGAGGTGCGTGAGGGCAGCACGCCGAAGCCGGGCGACAGCGTGCCGTTCATACCGCTGAGCGAACTACTCGGCTGA
- a CDS encoding glycosyltransferase family 4 protein, which translates to MRILWTLPYLPWPTTSGSKTRQYHLLRALAQQGHRITLLVQSKIPLCDAAREALEPLLDRLIVLPRRPLHSPLNLLASPIIDYPMRAIINGLAPGLRHQFEQLLDEPWDVIQIEHSYSFQPFEKALQARELPYMLSEHNLESVTGAACHDRLPLWLRPLNAFDRWRYRRWEQRVLRQPTEVVAVSPHDAELISQVSGRPVNVVVNGVDCDYYQNVHPALHSQRLLFVGNFEYAANVEAIEWALEEILPQVWMSNPAVRLAIAGHALPISWKLRWNDPRIEWVGYRPDLRELQRRSALFFAPLRYAGGSKVKILEAMAAGLPVISTDKGVSGLAANNGEHYLGSDDGDQLALLVTQLLNQPWRMCQLSEAGRQFARNRHDWSVAAQQLETVHMRLTQSAPADATQGGGAWLGRSAE; encoded by the coding sequence ATGCGTATTCTCTGGACTCTGCCTTACCTGCCCTGGCCCACCACCAGTGGCAGCAAGACCCGGCAATACCACCTGCTGCGCGCCCTCGCGCAGCAGGGCCACCGGATCACCTTGCTGGTGCAGTCGAAAATCCCCTTGTGCGATGCCGCCCGCGAAGCCCTCGAACCCTTGCTCGATCGCTTGATCGTGCTGCCCCGGCGCCCACTGCACAGCCCGCTCAACCTGCTCGCCTCACCCATCATCGATTACCCGATGCGGGCCATCATCAACGGCCTGGCCCCTGGCTTGCGGCACCAGTTCGAGCAATTGCTGGACGAACCCTGGGACGTCATCCAGATCGAGCACAGCTATAGCTTCCAGCCGTTCGAAAAAGCACTGCAGGCACGCGAGCTGCCCTACATGCTCAGCGAACACAACCTGGAGTCGGTGACCGGTGCCGCCTGCCATGACCGCCTGCCGCTGTGGCTGCGCCCGCTCAATGCCTTCGACCGTTGGCGCTATCGGCGCTGGGAGCAGCGCGTGCTGCGCCAACCCACCGAAGTGGTAGCGGTGAGCCCGCATGATGCCGAGCTGATCAGCCAGGTCAGCGGCCGCCCGGTCAATGTGGTGGTCAACGGCGTCGATTGCGATTACTACCAGAACGTCCACCCGGCCCTGCACAGCCAGCGCCTGCTGTTCGTGGGCAACTTCGAGTACGCCGCCAATGTCGAAGCCATCGAATGGGCCCTGGAAGAAATCCTGCCCCAGGTGTGGATGAGCAACCCGGCGGTACGCCTGGCCATCGCCGGGCATGCCCTGCCGATCAGCTGGAAACTGCGCTGGAACGACCCACGCATCGAGTGGGTCGGCTATCGCCCTGACCTGCGCGAACTGCAGCGCCGTTCCGCGCTGTTCTTTGCACCCTTGCGCTATGCCGGTGGCTCCAAGGTGAAGATCCTCGAAGCCATGGCCGCCGGGCTGCCGGTGATCAGTACCGACAAAGGCGTATCAGGCCTGGCCGCCAACAACGGCGAGCATTACCTGGGCAGTGACGACGGTGACCAGTTGGCGCTGCTGGTCACACAACTGCTCAACCAGCCGTGGCGCATGTGCCAATTGAGCGAGGCCGGCCGCCAGTTTGCCCGCAATCGCCACGACTGGAGCGTGGCCGCCCAGCAACTGGAAACCGTGCACATGCGCCTCACCCAGTCGGCACCGGCCGACGCCACCCAGGGCGGTGGCGCCTGGCTCGGTCGCTCAGCCGAGTAG
- a CDS encoding mannose-1-phosphate guanylyltransferase/mannose-6-phosphate isomerase, whose translation MSVLIPCIIAGGAGTRLWPVSREAMPKPFMRLPDGQSLLQKTFTRAAALPGIERILTVTNREVFFRTQDEYRLVNPDNLALDYLLETNGRNTAPAIAAAALHCARHYGHDSVLLVLPADHLIQDAEAFATAVEHARQLANEGWLATFGLLPSRAETGFGYIEQGEAIGNHAHQVACFVEKPDALTARDYLEGGRHLWNAGMFCLRAGTVLAELQAHAPELLACVTCCLEQSATKQGNKALQVELDPDSFALAEDISIDYALMERSDKVAVVPCELGWSDIGSWEAVRELRNTDDAGNHCNGEAVLHDVTNCYIDSPKRLVGAVGLDNLIVIDTPDALLIADAARSQEVKVIAQQLKHQGHEAYRLHRTVTRPWGTYTVLEEGPRFKIKRIMVRPGESLSLQMHHHRSEHWIIVSGMACVTNGEEEFLLDTNESTFIKPGRTHRLTNPGVIDLVMIEVQSGEYLGEDDIVRFTDIYGRVPAAAIG comes from the coding sequence ATGAGCGTTCTGATCCCCTGCATCATCGCCGGCGGTGCCGGCACCCGCCTGTGGCCGGTTTCTCGCGAAGCCATGCCCAAACCCTTCATGCGCTTGCCCGATGGCCAGAGCCTGCTGCAGAAAACCTTCACCCGAGCTGCGGCGCTACCAGGCATCGAGCGGATACTGACGGTGACCAACCGCGAAGTGTTCTTCCGCACCCAGGACGAGTACCGCCTGGTCAATCCCGACAACCTCGCCCTCGACTACCTGCTGGAAACCAACGGCCGCAACACTGCGCCCGCGATCGCTGCCGCCGCGCTGCACTGTGCCAGGCATTACGGCCACGACAGCGTGCTGCTGGTGTTGCCGGCCGACCATCTGATCCAGGACGCCGAGGCCTTCGCCACCGCCGTCGAGCACGCCCGGCAACTGGCCAACGAAGGCTGGCTGGCCACCTTTGGCCTGCTGCCAAGCCGCGCCGAAACCGGCTTCGGTTACATCGAGCAAGGCGAGGCCATCGGCAATCATGCGCATCAGGTCGCCTGCTTCGTGGAGAAGCCCGATGCCCTCACCGCCCGCGACTACCTCGAAGGCGGCCGCCACCTGTGGAATGCCGGCATGTTCTGCCTGCGTGCTGGCACCGTACTCGCCGAACTGCAGGCGCATGCCCCGGAACTGCTGGCCTGCGTGACCTGCTGCCTGGAGCAGAGCGCGACCAAGCAGGGCAACAAGGCACTGCAGGTGGAACTGGACCCGGACAGCTTCGCCCTGGCCGAGGACATCTCCATCGACTACGCCTTGATGGAGCGATCCGACAAGGTTGCCGTGGTGCCTTGCGAACTGGGCTGGAGCGATATCGGCAGCTGGGAGGCGGTGCGCGAACTGCGTAACACCGACGACGCCGGCAACCACTGCAACGGTGAAGCGGTGCTGCACGACGTGACCAACTGCTACATCGACTCACCAAAGCGCCTGGTCGGCGCCGTCGGCCTGGACAACCTGATCGTCATCGACACCCCCGATGCCTTGCTGATCGCCGACGCCGCGCGCAGCCAGGAGGTCAAGGTGATAGCCCAGCAGCTCAAGCACCAAGGCCATGAAGCCTACCGCCTGCACCGCACCGTCACCCGCCCCTGGGGCACGTACACCGTGCTCGAGGAAGGCCCGCGCTTCAAGATCAAGCGGATCATGGTGCGCCCTGGCGAATCGCTGTCGCTGCAGATGCACCATCACCGCAGCGAGCACTGGATCATCGTCAGCGGCATGGCCTGCGTGACCAACGGCGAAGAAGAGTTTCTGCTCGACACCAACGAGTCGACCTTCATCAAACCCGGCCGCACTCACCGCCTGACCAACCCCGGCGTGATCGACCTGGTAATGATCGAAGTCCAGAGCGGCGAGTACCTGGGCGAAGATGACATCGTGCGCTTTACTGATATCTATGGACGCGTCCCGGCGGCAGCCATCGGCTGA